GGTAGATTGTTCAGGATCTCGTCTGCTTCGCCTACCCAGCCTAGAGCAAGGTAGCAGCGAGCCTGCCAGATGCGCGCTTCGTCCCGCACCCTATCCTCCGTGCTGTAGAGCCTCGTCATATAGGAGAAGGTCGCCAGCGCCTCCATGAAGTGACCGCCGTAAAACTGCGCCTTCCCCACCATCATCCAGGCATTGTGCAGGAAGGGGTTGTACTCCATCTTGTTGTAGAAAGCCTTCTTCTTCGGATTGCGCAGGAGGTCTTCTCGCGAAATCTTCGGCTTCGTGCGGATTGAGTGCTCACGGATCGCCTTTTGTCCCTTTTCGATCGCTTTGCCTAGCGAACCGCCCACTTCTGTCTCCTCTGATGACTCCGCCCCGGCTGTGCGTGTGATAGGATCGGGTACCAGTAGCTCGGTGTAGCTCTCTGACAGGTCTTGGTAGAGAGACTTGTACCCCTCGTTAAAAGCTAACTGACCGTTGTGATAGACGTTGTAGCGTGTGGTCAGATTGTGGTAAAAGCGCGAAGCACTATCATTGCGCTTGGTACTACAGCCCACGGCACTGCCCAAGACGCACAGCAAAGCTACCACTACGCCTAGACAATGCTTAGTGCGCAGTGGTAGCTTACCACGATAAGATCTGTCTCTGTCTGTCACGCTTACAATTAAGTCTTAATCCTTGGGGGGCGTATCTATGCTACAATCCCCTACTCTCACAAACGTACCAGACCTTATATATATTGTACTATGCGCCTACCGTGTGACCAACTGCAAGATCTCAGGCGGGAGCAAGATGCCACGCATCGAGAGACTCTTGAGCCACCCCTTATAGTCGGTCTCGAGGAGCGTCTCGGCCACCTCGCGGAGCATCGCTAGCTCCGCATCGGTGTAGCTCTCTATAGGGCGGTGCGCCAAGACGTCCAGCTCCTCGTCGTCGTAGTAGACGATCCGAGGGGCGCGTCTTATCGCTTTCTCAGCCTCGGAGCAAGAGTCCGTACAGCTAGCACAAGCGGTCGCATCATCAGCACAGCGACTCGTTTCGGACTCGTCAGAGAGTGACTTTCTCAGTTCACGCTCCACCTCGCCGAGGGCAGAGCCTAGAGCTGACTCCTCAGTCGTCTGCGAGCTTTGCTGTGAAGCGTCGTTCGCGCCACGAGACTTCTGTCGCTCCGACCAGCGGACGAGCAGATGCACGATCAGTCCTATCGCTATGGATAGAAAAAAGATCTCTAGAGCCTCCATAGCTCAGCTTCAAAAGGCACTAGCAGGTGGGTAGCACCATCTTGTCGATACGCTCCTTGTGACGACCGCCCTCAAAGGGGGTGTCAAGGAACGCATGCAGACAGCGCTCAGCCTCCGCAGTCTCTATGAAGCGTGCCGGCATGACCAGCACATTAGCATCATTGTGCGCCCGGATGAGCTTAGCAATATCCTCGTTCCAAGCGAGCCCTGCACGGATGACGTTATACTTATTAAGCGTCATAGCCATGCCATTGCCCGTACCGCAGATAGCAATACCACGATCTACCGTACCCATCTGTACCGCAAAAGCAAGCTGATGCGCATAGTCTGGATAGTCACAGCGCTCCTCCGAATGAGTACCGTAGTCGACACACTCGATCTGCATGGCGGCGAGCCACTCTTTGACCTGCTCTTTGAGCTGATAGCCGGCGTGGTCTGAGCAAATACCTAGTTTCATAAGACTATTTCTCTATATCGTTTCGATTAATCCTCATCCTTCATAGGAGACTCAGGAAGCACGAAGTCTACGAAGCAAAGCCCTGCTAGTGCCGTACCGTAGCGCTTGGTCACCGTGATACCCTCCGTGATGAAGTTGAGCTCACCGAGGTAGTACTGACTGTATGTGTTCTGGTGCAGATCGTTGATGACACGTATCAGACGCGACTCTAGCTCCTCGATACGGTAGCGACCGCTCACCTCGCAGACGAGGCCACCAGCCTTCTCGTCGAAGTTCTCATCCTTGTACATCCAGGCGTAGACGACACCGGCGCTGACGAACTCATCTTGGATACCGTGCGAGACAGACATAATCGTCTTGAGCTCTGAGCCAAAAGGCGGCATATCCACCTCATCGGGCGATACAAGTCGAGCCGTAGCGGGTAGGACGGAGGAGTAGACCATTATATTATAGTCAGCGATGCCCGCATCGTAGAGTGCCATGTGGTAAGAGCCAGCATGCTTCTCAAGGTCAGACTCACCGCTTCCTTTTGTCGTAAAGAATGTATTGGGGATCAAGTTCCCGTAGTACTTGTTGCTCATCGTGATAGTTATTTATGAGTTAGGGAATATCTAATTTGCGTGGGCAAATATACGAAAGTAAGGGGACATAGCCAGAATTGGCGCATTACGTAGATTCAACTAAGGATGCATCTGTTCTGCCAACCATTCTTTCAAAACAACAGCATGATTACATTTCTCGTTTTTTGCGCCATACAGCAGGGTCACGTTATGATCTTGCAACTTCTGCACGCACAAATCTTTAAACTCCTGTGACGCTGAGTTCTCGGACAATTCCTGTCTGTATCTCTGTTTGAACTCATCATATCTTTCAGGAGTATGGGAAAACCATTTTCGAAGTCCATCTGATGGTGCGATCTCCTTAGCCCATAAATCAATTTTAGCTTTTTCCTTTTTCATTCCTCGTGGCCATAGTTTGTCCACAAGAACACGAAAACCATCTGCTTCAACTGGTGTTTGATAGATTCGCTTGTATCTCAATTCATTCATTATGTATTGTCGCCTTTAAGGTGAGAATTCATTCACTCGTGGTTGAAGGCAAATGTACGAATAAGTCATCATAATACGGTGCTATAATCGCACTCCATAGTGACTCTTGCATCTCCGCTGATTCCAATCTCCACCGATGAATTGCTTGATTTCCTTGATAGTAGCATTGACGCATTCATTCTAGATTGTGCACCACTCCCGCATTTGCTGATTGAATCTACGGGGAATATCTGTCCTATAATCTGACCAAAATATGTATATTTGCTGGCGATTGGTTAGCCCTAAGGGGGTGGCCAGCAAGTCTTGATTAGACTGATATAAATTCACTTTAAACAACCGTGAAATATGAGCGAATTCTTACATAACACTGCTGATGAGCGCAAGGCGATGCTCAAGGAGATACTCCTGCGCTTACATCAAGGAGAGCAGCCCGAAGCTCTAAAGCGGCAACTCTCCACACTCCTCCACGCTATCCCTTACCAAGAGGTCGTCGCTGTCGAGGAGGAGCTGATAGCTCAGGGACTACTATCGACAGATGAGATACAGCTCTTTTGCGACCACCACTCAGAGATCCTAGAGGGAGCTATAGATGTGAGTGGGGCTAAAGAGGTGCCGGCGGGGCATCCCATAGACACCTTTAGAGCTGAGAATGTAGCCCTAGGAGAAGTAATCTCCGAGTACTATGCTTTGGCAAAGGAGGTCAAAGAGGAGCACTGCGAGCGTCCTCTCTCAGAGCTCTTGCTAAGTCTGAGATCTATCTTCAACCGACTGATGGATGTAGACAAGCACTATCTGCGCAAGGAGTACCTCCTCTTCCCGTACTTAGAGCAGCATGGAGTGACTGGACCTCCTGTAGTCATGTGGGGCAAGCACGATGAGATTAGGAAGCTACTCAAGAGTGCCATAGCAGTACTCTCTGGGGAGACTTCAGATATGGCATCTCTGAGAGCTCACATCGTGGAGACCTTTGACCCCGCAGTGGAGATGCTGGACAGTATGATCACCAAAGAGGAGATGATCCTCTTCCCCATGACACTGGACCTACTGTCGAAGGCTGAGTGGTATCACATTTATCAGGAGACCCCTGAGTTTGGATACTGTCTATATGACCCACAGACTGTATGGAAACCAGACGTGGAGGCGGACAACCTGCACTTTCAGTACGAGAGCCATGATGCTATACGGCTGTCCACTGGTGCCTTTAGTGTAGCGGAGCTAGAGGCTCTACTCATCCACCTCCCGATAGACATCACCTTTGTGGACAAGGACGATAAGGTGCGCTTCTACTCTCACAGCCCCAAGCGTGTCTTCGCTCGCAATAGATCCATCATCGGTAGAGATGTGCGTATGTGTCATCCGCCCGAAAGTGTCCATGTCGTAGAGACTATCCTTGCGGACTTCAAGAGTGGTCGCCAGAGCTGTGCTAAGTTTTGGATTGGCAACTTCCGTGGGCGATTTATCTATATAGAGTACACGGCTGTGCGTGACCCCGAGGGTAACTATCTAGGGGTCGTCGAGTGCTCTCAGGATATTACTGAGCTACGGCAACTAGAAGGCTCTAGGACTCTTCTGAATTATGACTGATACGACACCTCTACTCATCACCCCTGAGACCAAAGTGGGGGCGATGCTGGACCGCTACCCAGAGCTCATCGATACGCTTGTATCGCTCTCGGATCGATATAGGAATCTGACTAATCCGATACTGCGCAAGACTGTAGCACCTCGTACTCCGCTCAGACTCGCAGCTCAGATGGGTGGTGTGGACTTAGCACTACTGGTTAACACGCTACGCCAAGCCGTCGGACAGCCACCGCTTGACTTGCCAAAGTAGGGCTTATGCGCATTCGTCTACTTTGGACGAAATCTAGAAAAAGGAGACTCAATCGCAACTCGAAGCGGTTGAGTCTCCTCTTGTTTTGCCAGTAAAGGCATGGGGGCTGATGAGTGTTTTCTCAGCGGGTCACGCGGATGTTGTAGCGACTCTTGTAGTCCACCTGGGGCATCTCGGGAAGTGACTTGAGGTACTGGACGATCACCTCGGCAGTCGTGATGCCTTGGTTCTTGTCAGGAGCCGAAGTATGATAGGTGTAGGCGGCCTGCACGTAAGAGCTCGTGGCTAGCGTGTAGAGTTTGTCTGGATCGATCGGTGTGTCGCTA
The sequence above is a segment of the Porphyromonas vaginalis genome. Coding sequences within it:
- the rpiB gene encoding ribose 5-phosphate isomerase B — its product is MKLGICSDHAGYQLKEQVKEWLAAMQIECVDYGTHSEERCDYPDYAHQLAFAVQMGTVDRGIAICGTGNGMAMTLNKYNVIRAGLAWNEDIAKLIRAHNDANVLVMPARFIETAEAERCLHAFLDTPFEGGRHKERIDKMVLPTC
- a CDS encoding pyruvoyl-dependent arginine decarboxylase — translated: MSNKYYGNLIPNTFFTTKGSGESDLEKHAGSYHMALYDAGIADYNIMVYSSVLPATARLVSPDEVDMPPFGSELKTIMSVSHGIQDEFVSAGVVYAWMYKDENFDEKAGGLVCEVSGRYRIEELESRLIRVINDLHQNTYSQYYLGELNFITEGITVTKRYGTALAGLCFVDFVLPESPMKDED
- a CDS encoding DUF488 domain-containing protein, giving the protein MNELRYKRIYQTPVEADGFRVLVDKLWPRGMKKEKAKIDLWAKEIAPSDGLRKWFSHTPERYDEFKQRYRQELSENSASQEFKDLCVQKLQDHNVTLLYGAKNEKCNHAVVLKEWLAEQMHP
- a CDS encoding DUF438 domain-containing protein codes for the protein MSEFLHNTADERKAMLKEILLRLHQGEQPEALKRQLSTLLHAIPYQEVVAVEEELIAQGLLSTDEIQLFCDHHSEILEGAIDVSGAKEVPAGHPIDTFRAENVALGEVISEYYALAKEVKEEHCERPLSELLLSLRSIFNRLMDVDKHYLRKEYLLFPYLEQHGVTGPPVVMWGKHDEIRKLLKSAIAVLSGETSDMASLRAHIVETFDPAVEMLDSMITKEEMILFPMTLDLLSKAEWYHIYQETPEFGYCLYDPQTVWKPDVEADNLHFQYESHDAIRLSTGAFSVAELEALLIHLPIDITFVDKDDKVRFYSHSPKRVFARNRSIIGRDVRMCHPPESVHVVETILADFKSGRQSCAKFWIGNFRGRFIYIEYTAVRDPEGNYLGVVECSQDITELRQLEGSRTLLNYD
- a CDS encoding DUF1858 domain-containing protein, translating into MTDTTPLLITPETKVGAMLDRYPELIDTLVSLSDRYRNLTNPILRKTVAPRTPLRLAAQMGGVDLALLVNTLRQAVGQPPLDLPK